The region AGTTTTATAAAACAATATTAACAAAATTAAATTTAATTTATTATGAAAAAGTCATTATTCGTAGCTGCTATCGCTGCTATTTCTTTGGTTGCTTGTAAAAAAGGTGAAGCTACAACTACTACTACAGATTCTACAGCTGTAACTACAGATTCTACTGCAGTTGCTCCTGCTACAGATTCTACAGCTGTTGCTCCTGCTGCTGATTCTACAGCTACTAAAGCTGCTGATTCTACAGCTACTAAGACTACTACAACTACTGAAGTTAAAAAAGAAGAAGTTAAGAAATAATTCTAACTTATCTTACAATAAAAGAACCGCCTCATTTTTGAAGCGGTTTTTTTATGTTCTAAATCTAAAATTCGTTTTTTAAATCATTTTTTGTCTTAATGTTTCATAGCAGGTAATGGCTACAGCATTACTTAGGTTTAAAGAGTCAATGCTCCCGCTCATTGGAATAAGGGTATTTTGTCCTTTTTTAAACCAGAAATCACTTAATCCCGAATGTTCTGTCCCAAAAACAATGGCAGACTTCTGTGTGAAATCTCTTAGAGGTAAATTTTCGGCGGTTTCATCCATAATGGTCGTATAGATATTAAATTGATTTTTTTTCAGGAAATCCAGTGTTTCCTGGTTTTCTGACTGAAATACATTCATGCCAAACAGGCAGCCTACACTTGAACGGATGACATTAGGATTATAAAAGTCAGTTTTTCCATCAGAAACAATAAGTGCATCTATCCCAAAGGCTTCACAGCTTCTTAATATAGCTCCTAAATTTCCGGGTTTCTCTATTCCTTCTACAATAATAATGGTTGAATTTTCTTTGGGTTGAAATGAATGGAGTTCTTCATTCTTGGTTTTATAAACACCAATAATTCCTTCGGAGCTTCCTCTGTATGCTATTTTTTCATATACTTTATCACTTACTAAGTGGATTTTTCCCACGGGAGCATTGCCTTTGAAAATACTTTCACAGATATAGAACTCCACAGGTTCAAAATTAAATTTTTGAGCTCTTTCATTTTCCTGATCACCTTCTACGACAAAAACATTCGATTTCTTTCGG is a window of Candidatus Chryseobacterium colombiense DNA encoding:
- a CDS encoding RNA methyltransferase codes for the protein MIESFQNEKIKGLTKLITDNRHRKKSNVFVVEGDQENERAQKFNFEPVEFYICESIFKGNAPVGKIHLVSDKVYEKIAYRGSSEGIIGVYKTKNEELHSFQPKENSTIIIVEGIEKPGNLGAILRSCEAFGIDALIVSDGKTDFYNPNVIRSSVGCLFGMNVFQSENQETLDFLKKNQFNIYTTIMDETAENLPLRDFTQKSAIVFGTEHSGLSDFWFKKGQNTLIPMSGSIDSLNLSNAVAITCYETLRQKMI